A window of the Roseovarius sp. S88 genome harbors these coding sequences:
- a CDS encoding GNAT family N-acetyltransferase, with protein sequence MRADRPIGPVVEGWHEPPLPGDMVLEGRYARLEPLEAELHAALLFRAFEGHDWVWDYMPAGPFGSAAQFHRWMKDATAADDILFFAIFDKDSGAFGGFASYLRMKPASGSIEVGYIAMAPALQRTRAATEAMYLMMEWAFDVGYRRYEWKCDALNRPSRAAAQRLGFSYEGVFVQATVVKGRNRDTAWLAVIDKDWPALKEAYQLWLSPSNFDEHGAQKERVSDLTRLVRRANDPSLD encoded by the coding sequence ATGCGTGCTGACCGTCCAATCGGACCCGTCGTCGAAGGCTGGCACGAGCCGCCTTTGCCAGGAGATATGGTCTTGGAGGGTCGCTATGCGCGGTTGGAGCCCCTAGAGGCAGAGTTGCATGCAGCGCTTCTGTTTCGGGCGTTTGAGGGTCATGACTGGGTTTGGGATTACATGCCGGCGGGGCCCTTTGGGTCAGCGGCGCAGTTTCACCGCTGGATGAAGGACGCGACAGCAGCGGATGACATCTTGTTTTTTGCTATCTTTGACAAGGATTCTGGCGCATTCGGTGGCTTTGCCTCTTATCTCCGCATGAAGCCTGCCTCTGGCTCTATCGAGGTGGGCTACATCGCCATGGCCCCCGCGCTACAGCGGACGCGCGCGGCCACCGAGGCGATGTATCTGATGATGGAATGGGCCTTTGATGTAGGTTATCGGCGATATGAATGGAAATGTGATGCGCTCAACCGGCCGTCTCGCGCCGCAGCGCAAAGGCTGGGGTTCAGCTATGAAGGTGTCTTTGTGCAGGCCACGGTGGTCAAGGGGCGCAATCGTGACACGGCATGGCTGGCGGTGATCGACAAGGACTGGCCTGCGCTCAAGGAAGCCTATCAGCTTTGGCTTTCGCCATCGAATTTCGATGAGCACGGGGCACAGAAAGAGCGGGTCAGCGATTTGACTCGCTTGGTGCGGCGCGCCAATGACCCAAGCCTAGACTAG
- a CDS encoding DUF6356 family protein yields MITRLFLDHPRSVDESYLEHARFAGAFSLRLFAAAFCALVHAVLPFAFEKTASRMIAEMYAKTHNRGQ; encoded by the coding sequence ATGATTACCCGCCTTTTTCTTGACCATCCGCGCAGTGTGGATGAGAGCTACCTCGAACATGCCCGTTTTGCAGGGGCATTCAGCCTTCGGCTGTTTGCCGCAGCGTTTTGTGCGTTGGTGCATGCGGTGCTGCCTTTTGCGTTTGAGAAAACGGCAAGCCGCATGATTGCCGAGATGTACGCGAAAACACACAATCGGGGGCAATAG
- a CDS encoding cyclopropane-fatty-acyl-phospholipid synthase family protein, with the protein MWIKLLDAFLRHLFRKGELRLTFPDGTKETYGDGGSPSVAVSLKEDSLPWRIIMSPDLAVGEAYTDGTLTIEDDDLYGFLSLAVSNIAAQGQPWFRKPLVVLRHLGRHLQQFNPASRSRSNVAHHYDLSGELYDLFLDEDRQYSCGYFADPNMTLEEAQIAKKQHIARKLMIEPGMRVLDIGCGWGGMGLTLARDFGADVVGVTLSEEQHAMANQRAEAAGLADKAQFKLMDYRDVQGTFDRIVSVGMFEHVGVPHYNEYFRTVRRLLKDDGVALIHTIGRCAPPSTTSPWIAKYIFPGGYVPSLSEATKAIEYQDFHTTDIEIWRLHYAETLRHWYNRFMENIDKAEALYDARFCRMWRYYLIACETTFRFNKQVVFQFQLSPKQDVVPLTRDYLYPQAAKEVRHAAE; encoded by the coding sequence ATGTGGATCAAACTGCTTGATGCCTTTCTAAGGCACCTCTTTCGCAAAGGTGAGCTTCGACTGACCTTTCCTGACGGAACCAAGGAAACATATGGCGATGGCGGAAGTCCTTCTGTGGCGGTGTCGCTCAAAGAAGATAGCCTGCCCTGGCGGATCATCATGTCGCCCGATCTTGCCGTTGGAGAGGCCTATACCGATGGCACACTGACGATCGAGGATGATGACCTTTACGGGTTCCTGTCCCTCGCCGTGAGCAATATCGCTGCGCAAGGTCAACCCTGGTTCCGAAAACCGCTTGTTGTGCTGCGCCATCTGGGCCGTCACCTGCAACAATTCAACCCAGCCAGCCGCTCCCGCTCAAACGTGGCGCATCACTATGACCTGTCAGGTGAGCTCTACGATCTGTTCCTCGACGAGGACCGTCAGTATTCCTGCGGGTATTTTGCTGATCCCAATATGACGCTGGAAGAGGCGCAAATTGCCAAGAAGCAGCATATCGCACGCAAGCTGATGATCGAGCCAGGCATGCGGGTGCTGGATATCGGCTGTGGCTGGGGCGGTATGGGTCTCACCCTGGCGCGTGACTTTGGCGCTGATGTGGTCGGCGTCACTCTGTCCGAAGAGCAACATGCCATGGCCAACCAGCGCGCCGAAGCGGCAGGACTGGCCGACAAAGCCCAGTTCAAACTGATGGATTACCGCGATGTGCAGGGAACGTTTGACCGCATTGTCTCGGTTGGCATGTTCGAACATGTGGGCGTGCCGCACTACAACGAGTATTTCCGCACCGTGCGCAGGCTGCTTAAGGACGATGGCGTGGCGCTCATTCACACGATAGGCCGCTGCGCCCCACCCAGCACAACAAGCCCGTGGATCGCCAAATACATCTTCCCCGGCGGCTATGTGCCGTCCCTGTCAGAGGCCACCAAGGCCATCGAGTATCAGGATTTTCACACAACTGATATCGAGATTTGGCGCTTGCATTACGCCGAAACGCTGCGCCATTGGTACAATCGCTTTATGGAAAACATCGACAAAGCCGAAGCGCTTTATGACGCCCGGTTCTGTCGGATGTGGCGATACTACCTGATTGCCTGCGAAACGACGTTCCGTTTCAACAAACAGGTCGTGTTCCAGTTCCAGCTGTCCCCGAAACAGGATGTGGTGCCGCTGACGCGGGATTATCTCTATCCGCAGGCT
- a CDS encoding response regulator encodes MDESDPFALRTSPTARRPLLGLTVLVVEDSRFACETMRLMCLRSGARIRRADCLRSARRHLKVYRPSVVIVDMGLPDGRGEDLIRDLNTATPRVSALLGISGDDGAEERAAVAGADGFLSKPLQSLAAFQEAVLAILPETQRPQGLRSVADDQIIPDPATYRDDMSHVADLLDGETDGPMLDYVAQFLGGVARSAHDTSLAEAATRLKKQRATGAGASDIVRDLSQMVRDRIKQKVAI; translated from the coding sequence ATGGACGAATCCGATCCCTTTGCGTTGCGCACATCGCCCACCGCTCGAAGACCACTACTCGGCCTCACTGTTCTGGTGGTCGAAGACAGCCGATTTGCCTGTGAAACCATGCGCTTGATGTGCCTGCGCAGCGGTGCACGTATTCGGCGCGCGGACTGCCTGCGCTCGGCGCGACGGCATCTGAAAGTTTACCGGCCATCGGTCGTGATCGTTGACATGGGCCTACCCGATGGGCGGGGTGAAGACTTGATCCGCGATTTGAACACAGCCACCCCAAGGGTCAGCGCACTTTTGGGCATCAGCGGAGATGATGGTGCAGAAGAGCGCGCGGCGGTTGCTGGGGCAGATGGGTTTCTTAGCAAACCGCTTCAAAGCCTCGCTGCCTTTCAAGAGGCAGTGCTGGCCATTCTTCCCGAAACGCAGCGCCCCCAGGGCCTTAGGTCGGTGGCGGATGATCAGATCATTCCTGACCCCGCCACATATCGCGATGACATGTCCCATGTGGCGGACTTGTTAGATGGTGAAACCGATGGTCCCATGTTGGACTATGTGGCGCAATTTCTAGGCGGCGTGGCACGATCAGCCCATGACACATCTTTGGCCGAAGCCGCCACGCGGCTCAAAAAACAACGTGCAACGGGCGCGGGTGCCTCAGACATTGTGCGGGATCTGTCTCAGATGGTGCGCGACCGGATCAAGCAAAAAGTTGCGATCTAG
- a CDS encoding DUF1467 family protein, whose amino-acid sequence MGVASGIVLFLVIWFMTFLVALPIRIQTQGEAGTTVEGTHHGSPEKHHLRKKFIITTAVAFVIWAIAAYIILGEVITVRDIDFFGTMSGARN is encoded by the coding sequence ATGGGGGTGGCATCTGGCATAGTTCTGTTTCTGGTGATCTGGTTCATGACCTTTCTGGTCGCACTTCCCATTCGTATCCAGACGCAGGGCGAGGCGGGCACCACCGTCGAGGGCACGCATCATGGCTCGCCTGAGAAGCATCACTTGCGCAAGAAATTCATCATCACCACTGCAGTGGCTTTCGTGATTTGGGCAATCGCCGCCTACATCATTCTGGGTGAGGTGATTACCGTGCGGGACATTGACTTTTTCGGTACAATGTCCGGTGCGCGGAACTAG
- a CDS encoding Lrp/AsnC family transcriptional regulator → MPKIDAFDRKILNALQHEADLGLEELGDRVGLSRNACWRRIKALEDAKVIRGRVALLDAQKLNLGLNVFIQIKAAAHDAKWLDQFSRATRDMEQIQGVYRMTGDLDYLIRARVADMADYDRLYQTLVARVPMGDVSASFVMEEIKDTTALPLI, encoded by the coding sequence ATGCCAAAAATCGATGCATTTGACCGCAAAATCTTGAACGCCCTTCAACATGAAGCGGACTTGGGCCTGGAAGAGCTTGGTGACAGGGTTGGCCTGTCCCGCAATGCCTGCTGGCGGCGGATCAAGGCATTGGAAGACGCAAAGGTCATTCGCGGGCGCGTGGCACTTCTGGACGCACAAAAGCTGAACCTGGGCCTCAATGTTTTTATTCAGATCAAGGCCGCGGCCCATGACGCCAAATGGCTTGATCAATTCTCCCGCGCGACAAGAGACATGGAGCAAATCCAAGGCGTGTACCGCATGACCGGTGATCTGGATTATCTGATCCGCGCGCGGGTCGCAGATATGGCAGATTACGACCGGCTGTATCAGACCCTTGTGGCGCGCGTTCCGATGGGCGATGTGTCCGCGAGCTTTGTTATGGAAGAGATCAAGGACACAACCGCCCTGCCTCTGATCTAG
- the aspS gene encoding aspartate--tRNA ligase, translating into MHAYRSHTCAELTKDNVGDTVRLSGWVHRIRDHGGVLFIDLRDHYGVTQVLCDPDSPVFSEVEKVRSEWCIRIDGNVKARDESLINAKIPTGEIEVFIRDMEVLGSAEELPLIVFGDQEYPEETRLRHRYLDLRREVMQENMKLRSDVVASIRKRMWDKEFREYQTPIITASSPEGARDFLVPSRLHPGKFYALPQAPQQFKQLIMVSGFDRYFQIAPCFRDEDPRADRSPTDFYQLDMEMSFVEQQDVFDTVAPVIAGVFEEFGGGKAVDAPESWPQIPFAEAMLKYGSDKPDLRNPIEMQDVSEHFRGSGFAIFAKLLEQEGTEIRAIPAPTGGNRKFCDRMNAFAQKEGLPGMGYIFWRDQGDGMEAAGPLAKNIGPERTEAICQQLGLGVGDAAFFLGGKPSAFERVAAKARDVIGEELNLTDQNRFAFAWIVDFPMYEADEESGAIDFSHNPFSMPQGGVESLTSDPLSVLGYQYDLACNGYELVSGAIRNHKLEIMIKAFELAGYDEAEVRKRFGGMVNAFQYGAPPHGGCAAGIDRIVMLLAGTSNIREVIMFPMNQRAEDLMMNAPSDPTSDQLMELGLRVIPQE; encoded by the coding sequence ATGCACGCATATCGCTCTCACACCTGTGCCGAGCTGACCAAAGACAATGTCGGCGATACCGTGCGCCTGTCTGGTTGGGTGCATCGTATTCGCGATCACGGAGGCGTGCTCTTTATCGATCTGCGTGATCACTATGGCGTGACGCAGGTGCTTTGCGACCCCGACAGCCCGGTTTTTTCCGAGGTTGAGAAGGTGCGCTCTGAATGGTGCATTCGCATTGATGGCAATGTAAAGGCGCGGGATGAGAGCCTGATCAACGCCAAGATCCCAACGGGTGAGATTGAGGTCTTTATCCGGGATATGGAGGTTCTGGGCTCTGCTGAAGAACTGCCTTTGATTGTCTTTGGGGATCAGGAATATCCTGAGGAGACCCGTCTGCGCCATCGCTATCTCGATCTGCGCCGTGAGGTGATGCAGGAGAACATGAAGCTGCGCTCTGACGTGGTGGCCTCTATCCGCAAAAGGATGTGGGATAAGGAGTTCCGCGAGTATCAAACGCCGATTATCACGGCGTCCAGCCCGGAAGGCGCGCGCGACTTTCTGGTGCCGAGCCGCCTGCATCCGGGTAAATTCTACGCTCTGCCGCAAGCCCCACAGCAATTCAAACAGCTGATCATGGTGTCGGGCTTTGACAGGTATTTCCAGATCGCGCCGTGCTTTCGCGATGAGGATCCCCGCGCCGACCGCTCACCCACGGATTTCTACCAGCTCGACATGGAAATGAGCTTTGTTGAGCAGCAGGATGTGTTTGACACGGTCGCGCCTGTGATTGCCGGTGTGTTCGAGGAATTCGGCGGCGGCAAGGCGGTGGATGCGCCGGAAAGCTGGCCGCAGATCCCCTTTGCCGAGGCGATGCTGAAATATGGTTCGGATAAGCCTGACCTGCGCAACCCGATTGAGATGCAGGACGTGTCCGAGCATTTCCGCGGCTCTGGCTTTGCCATCTTTGCCAAGCTTCTGGAGCAAGAGGGCACCGAAATCCGCGCGATCCCTGCGCCCACGGGTGGCAACCGCAAGTTCTGTGACCGTATGAATGCCTTTGCTCAGAAAGAGGGCCTGCCGGGAATGGGGTATATCTTTTGGCGTGATCAGGGGGATGGAATGGAAGCCGCCGGACCCTTGGCCAAGAACATCGGTCCTGAGCGGACTGAGGCCATCTGCCAACAGCTTGGCCTTGGCGTGGGTGATGCGGCGTTCTTCCTTGGGGGCAAGCCAAGCGCCTTTGAGCGCGTCGCGGCCAAGGCGCGCGATGTGATTGGGGAAGAGCTAAACCTTACCGATCAGAACCGTTTCGCCTTTGCCTGGATTGTGGATTTCCCGATGTATGAGGCGGATGAGGAAAGCGGTGCGATTGACTTCTCGCACAACCCTTTCTCCATGCCACAAGGCGGGGTGGAGTCGCTGACCAGCGATCCGCTGTCTGTACTTGGTTACCAGTATGACTTGGCCTGCAACGGGTATGAGCTCGTCTCTGGCGCTATCCGGAACCACAAGCTTGAGATCATGATTAAGGCGTTTGAGCTCGCAGGCTATGATGAGGCCGAGGTGCGCAAGCGCTTTGGCGGCATGGTCAACGCCTTTCAATACGGTGCGCCGCCACACGGCGGCTGTGCGGCGGGGATTGACCGGATCGTGATGCTGCTGGCGGGCACGTCCAACATCCGTGAGGTCATCATGTTCCCGATGAACCAACGCGCCGAAGACCTGATGATGAACGCGCCAAGCGATCCGACAAGTGACCAGTTGATGGAATTGGGGCTCAGGGTTATTCCGCAGGAGTGA
- the mce gene encoding methylmalonyl-CoA epimerase translates to MIGRLNHVAIAVPDLEAAAEQYRGALGANVGAPQDEPDHGVTVIFIELPNTKIELLFPLGEDSPINGFLEKNPSGGIHHVCYEVDDILAARDRLKETGARVLGDGNPKIGAHGKPVLFLHPKDFNGCLVELEQV, encoded by the coding sequence ATGATTGGACGCTTGAACCACGTAGCCATTGCCGTGCCAGACCTGGAGGCCGCAGCAGAACAATATCGCGGTGCGCTGGGCGCAAATGTGGGGGCGCCGCAGGATGAGCCGGATCATGGTGTCACAGTGATCTTCATCGAGTTGCCCAACACAAAGATAGAGCTACTTTTTCCGCTGGGCGAGGATAGCCCGATCAATGGCTTTCTGGAAAAGAACCCCTCGGGTGGCATCCATCATGTGTGCTACGAGGTCGACGATATTCTCGCGGCTCGGGACCGTCTGAAAGAGACTGGTGCACGTGTGCTGGGCGATGGCAATCCCAAGATCGGGGCACATGGCAAGCCGGTCTTGTTCTTGCACCCTAAAGATTTCAACGGCTGCCTTGTTGAGCTGGAGCAGGTCTGA